The genomic DNA CAAAAGGCCCAACTCCCTAAACATTTGCTTCTTCAAGGTCATCCTAAGATAAGGCAGTGAATAACCACCAAACACTGAGTCACGCATACCTTTCGGCTAAAAAAGATCCCCCTTCCCAAAATCATTACATAAATACTTTAAATGCCATGAGGGTTTTCTCCGGAACTCCACCAGAAACTCCCAGACTTTAATTTAGATTGGGCAACTAAATGTGTTCAATTTTGcgacataaaatattaaaaggctTTTCAAGTCTGGCAAATTCCAGTTCAAAAACAGGTGCTTTCAGTGTACGCTGAATAACAAGGTCAAATtcatttttcaattattaaaagaaaaagaaaagcttttcttaACCCTCCTTAGGACAACATAAGGAGGGGGAGAAAGGATTGCTGGGGTAAAACTGTCTCGGATAGGGTCCCTGTTTAACTCAACAGTAATTCCTAATCTTCCGAGTGCCTGAAGTAATGGAAGgttacaggaagaaaataaaaacaaagaaactgactAGGGTCATAGTTACCAGAACAAACTGCACCGCCCTACCACCTCCATAAACCAACTCCCCCCACACCAAAACAAACCTtgcccctccccgctcccccccaCCCCCTAGAAACACACAAAGAAACTGGCTGCACGCACAATTCGCCCACAGTCCTCACTTCCCTTAGTAGGGAAACTGGGAGCCCCGGAACTTCCCCACGGTGGTTTATCGGGCGTCGTCGGGGCTGGGTCCCCTGGACTTGCGGGCCACAGTTCGGCTGGGGAGAAGGTGCTAGCCGCCCTCGCCCGTTTCCCCGAAAGCAGTAAAATGCCTCCCCGCTCCTCCCAGGGCCCTCGGGTCCCCACCTTCCGTAAATCGCGCCTCCCCCTCGGGCACTCCGGTGACCGCCAAGAGAGACGCCGAGCCAGCAAATAAGAATGCTCCCTGGTGGATTTGTTGGTAAATAAGACATCTCGCGTCGGGAGGAAAGTTCCTGCGGGGGCCGCTGGCCAGGGCGAGAGCGAGGGCGAGGGCAGCGGGAGGTGAACCGCGTCGCTCGCCGCCACCTCCCTCACCTGCGCCGGAACAACGGGCCCCGCGCCCGCCCGACCCGGCGCCTCCCGCAGGCCGCGCCTCCCGCACGCCGCGCTGCCGGGGCTTGTTCCTCCTCATGGCTTTGCCCTGACGTAATTCAAACATGGCAACAGTTCGACTTCAAAGGCGAACCCACAGACCTCCCAGACACAGGCTCCCCGGCCACGAGGAACCGGCCGAGGAGTCCGGGCCACGCTCTCCGGACCCCTCGGCCGTCGCAGCCCCCGGTGCCAGGGCTGGAGCGCCGGGCACTGCCGCCTCCCTCGCCCGCCCGCACGCCCGGAGCGGGGAAGCACGCCGCCTCCCTACGCACCAGCATGGCACCTCGCACAAGTAGCGCCGCCAAAGTTTCCCCACGAGGGGGCTGAGGGACAAAAGCCCCTCCCGAAACTCGCCCGAACTTCGAGGGCCTCCGACCCGCACGTCCCTCCGCCCAGGCGGCCGCCCCGAGCGCCGGGGGCCCGCACGGGCACATGCAGCCCTTTGTTTTCTGTCCAGCCGGGCGCTGCCTACGTGCAGCATCAGAGATGTCGGAGCGTTTCGCAGGGGCCGGACACTGGTCGATCACCCCGGGTAGGGGTCCGGACCCCGCGCCCCGAAGAGTCCGGAGCCTGGTCCCCCGGCCCTCCCCTCGGGAGCGGGCCCATTTAATCAAAGTTTTGCAGTGTCCTTGATGAGAAACGCCCGGAGTACCCGCCCCGCACGGGCGGAGAGTTGGCGACTTTCACTCTGCTTTTTAAACTGGCAAGACGCCATCATCAGCAAACCACATTGTCCTGCCGGCCGGACCTGCCTGACGGCGGCCGCATCCCACGGCTCACGCGGGGCTGGACATTCGGACAAGGACCAGGGTCGCAGCCCGAAGCACGTGGTCTGTCACGCAGAGCACAAAAAGCAGTGCCCCGCGGAGTTCACTGACTCCTGCGGCGTAGACAACGCCGCCGCCTCCGTCCCCAGCCAAGTTGGCTTCCCTGGCCATCTTACAGCGCGGACGGCCGCCCACAAACGGGAAGCCCTCGCCGTGGCGCCCACACCTACGCTACAGGTGAACGCACGG from Papio anubis isolate 15944 chromosome 9, Panubis1.0, whole genome shotgun sequence includes the following:
- the LOC101009459 gene encoding uncharacterized protein LOC101009459 encodes the protein MRNARSTRPARAESWRLSLCFLNWQDAIISKPHCPAGRTCLTAAASHGSRGAGHSDKDQGRSPKHVVCHAEHKKQCPAEFTDSCGVDNAAASVPSQVGFPGHLTARTAAHKREALAVAPTPTLQVNARGAKLRAPKAPRTPDALGRGPKRAGEWKTGCF